A region of Chloracidobacterium sp. DNA encodes the following proteins:
- a CDS encoding ATP-binding protein produces the protein MSEIREIKLPSRIESVEEAAMKAADFAAERGLDEEFTYAIDMAVRESVANAVKHGNKFDESKHVEVKMEDSEEGFGITVRDFGEGFSVEEIPDPTNPENLLKTNGRGILFMRSFMDDIDWSNHPEGGLVVEMFKKR, from the coding sequence GTGTCTGAAATACGAGAGATCAAACTGCCCAGCCGTATCGAATCAGTCGAAGAAGCAGCCATGAAGGCCGCTGACTTTGCTGCCGAGCGCGGACTTGACGAAGAATTTACCTATGCCATCGACATGGCCGTCCGCGAATCGGTCGCTAATGCGGTCAAGCATGGCAACAAGTTCGATGAATCCAAACACGTTGAGGTGAAGATGGAAGACTCCGAGGAAGGCTTTGGGATCACGGTTCGAGATTTTGGCGAGGGATTTTCAGTTGAAGAAATACCTGATCCGACCAATCCTGAGAATTTACTAAAGACAAACGGTCGCGGCATTTTGTTCATGCGTTCATTTATGGACGATATTGATTGGTCGAACCACCCCGAAGGCGGCCTCGTCGTAGAGATGTTCAAAAAACGGTAA
- the aroA gene encoding 3-phosphoshikimate 1-carboxyvinyltransferase: MRIYPAKSLHGTVHLPGDKSISHRAALIAAMAVGDTRIENFSTAEDCQTTIKCLKELGVSITQIGNDVLVKGVGKNGFRKPIGPLDCGNSGTTLRLLAGILAGQDFETTLIGDESLKKRPMQRVIDPLEKMGARIGSSDDKPPLTISGIYPLRSFAHVQNIASAQVKSSILLAALNSDGDTSIIETIWTRDHTERMLEWFDVNVRTSMRKDRKQVTVSGSEVLKAHDVKIPSDISSAAFFIVAAACLRGSNIEMTNVGVNRTRTAICDLIFDLCADAEIHTFTDVCNERVGTINVYGGLLPRKQRLLLNGPIIAQMIDELPIIAILGTQLEHGIEVRDAGELRVKESDRIVAITENLKRMGAEVTEFDDGFKVEKSRLKGAVVDSFGDHRIAMAFAVAGILADGETEIIDAHCVDVSFPGFFDVLASITRST, encoded by the coding sequence ATGAGGATCTATCCGGCCAAATCGCTGCACGGAACAGTACATCTGCCGGGAGACAAATCGATCTCGCACAGGGCCGCGCTTATCGCCGCAATGGCCGTCGGCGACACGCGGATCGAAAACTTCAGCACGGCCGAGGATTGCCAAACTACGATCAAATGCCTCAAGGAACTTGGCGTGTCGATCACACAAATTGGTAATGATGTGCTCGTAAAAGGCGTTGGTAAGAATGGCTTTCGCAAACCCATAGGGCCGCTTGATTGCGGAAATAGCGGAACGACGTTGCGTCTGCTCGCAGGCATTCTCGCAGGGCAAGACTTTGAAACAACGCTGATCGGCGATGAGTCGCTAAAAAAAAGGCCGATGCAGCGCGTGATCGATCCACTCGAAAAAATGGGCGCACGCATCGGTTCAAGTGACGACAAACCGCCGCTGACAATATCGGGAATCTATCCGCTGCGATCTTTTGCACATGTACAGAATATTGCTTCCGCTCAGGTAAAATCGAGTATTCTGCTTGCCGCTCTCAACTCAGATGGCGACACCTCGATTATTGAAACGATCTGGACCCGCGACCACACTGAGCGCATGCTCGAATGGTTTGATGTAAACGTAAGGACATCAATGCGGAAGGATCGGAAGCAAGTAACGGTCTCTGGAAGCGAAGTTCTCAAGGCACATGATGTGAAGATCCCGTCGGACATCTCGTCAGCTGCTTTTTTCATCGTGGCGGCGGCTTGTTTAAGAGGCTCAAATATTGAGATGACCAATGTTGGCGTTAATAGGACAAGAACTGCTATTTGTGATCTTATTTTTGATCTATGCGCAGATGCTGAGATTCACACATTCACTGACGTTTGTAATGAACGCGTTGGAACGATCAATGTCTATGGTGGGCTGCTGCCCCGTAAACAAAGACTGCTACTTAACGGTCCGATCATCGCCCAAATGATCGATGAACTGCCGATCATTGCAATACTCGGCACGCAATTGGAACATGGGATCGAGGTTCGCGATGCGGGAGAACTTCGCGTAAAGGAATCCGACCGCATTGTCGCGATCACAGAAAACCTGAAACGGATGGGAGCCGAGGTAACCGAGTTTGACGATGGCTTTAAGGTCGAAAAATCTCGGCTGAAGGGAGCTGTTGTCGATTCGTTCGGCGACCATAGAATCGCGATGGCATTTGCCGTCGCTGGGATTTTGGCGGACGGAGAAACAGAAATCATCGATGCTCATTGCGTTGATGTTTCCTTTCCGGGCTTTTTTGATGTGCTTGCCAGCATCACCCGGTCAACATAA
- a CDS encoding BON domain-containing protein codes for MKIKFFTILTLAVALFLSACGKSDADIQKAASEKLSADKVAGVTVAVKDGVATLTGEVADITVKTKAEAAVKGVEGIKSVDAANLKTKPLPPPPAPIDDVQASDPMKKGTIDEVLKKMGISGVNVAVKDGEVTLTGTVAKDRLAEVMKAAQEADVKKVNNKLTIK; via the coding sequence ATGAAAATTAAATTTTTTACAATTCTCACTTTGGCCGTCGCTCTATTTTTGAGTGCGTGCGGCAAGAGCGATGCGGACATACAGAAAGCGGCTAGTGAAAAGCTGTCTGCCGATAAGGTTGCCGGCGTTACCGTGGCCGTCAAAGACGGTGTTGCGACGCTGACCGGCGAGGTCGCTGATATAACCGTAAAAACAAAGGCCGAGGCTGCGGTCAAGGGCGTCGAAGGCATTAAATCCGTCGATGCAGCAAACCTCAAGACAAAGCCGCTTCCGCCGCCGCCGGCACCGATTGATGACGTGCAGGCATCTGACCCGATGAAAAAGGGCACCATTGATGAGGTATTAAAGAAAATGGGCATTAGCGGAGTTAACGTCGCAGTCAAAGATGGCGAAGTCACGTTAACCGGCACAGTTGCCAAAGACCGTCTCGCCGAGGTCATGAAGGCCGCACAAGAAGCCGACGTGAAAAAAGTAAACAACAAGCTCACAATTAAATAG
- a CDS encoding LysM peptidoglycan-binding domain-containing protein, with amino-acid sequence MSLQEKYQTLLELANSNGTTYELSEGDGVLHIDATAPSAEAKQAIWDEYERIDPEFRSGDLILNVTDSSAAGGGANTYTVESGDNLSKIGAKYGITWKAIYDANRDIIKDPDMIHPGQELKIPG; translated from the coding sequence ATGTCATTACAAGAGAAATATCAAACACTTCTTGAACTCGCCAATTCTAACGGCACGACCTATGAGTTGAGCGAAGGAGACGGAGTTCTGCACATCGATGCAACCGCACCAAGTGCCGAAGCAAAACAGGCGATCTGGGACGAATACGAACGCATCGACCCCGAATTTCGTTCGGGCGACCTGATCCTGAACGTCACCGACTCAAGCGCAGCCGGCGGCGGAGCAAACACCTACACCGTCGAATCAGGCGACAACCTAAGCAAGATCGGCGCCAAATACGGCATCACCTGGAAAGCCATCTACGACGCCAACCGCGACATCATCAAAGACCCCGACATGATCCATCCGGGACAGGAATTGAAGATTCCGGGTTAA
- a CDS encoding L-aspartate oxidase → MSLETDFIVIGSGVAGLRASIELAASGGRVTVLTKDKASESNTEYAQGGVAVVLSDDDNAELHEDDTLVAGAGLCDPQAVETLVTEGTKYIKQLIDWGTEFDREGGKLVFTQEAAHSRRRIIHANGDSTGAEFVRALIARAGQEKTINLTPFANTESLLVHDGLCVGVRFLDPILRAPREIYAKAVIMCTGGAGQLYLHTTNPSVATGDGMAMAYFAGAEMADMEFIQFHPTALSLEKAPRFLLSEAMRGEGGILKNKYGERFMPRYDERAELAPRDIVSRSIVAEMRRTGTRNVFLDMTALDENFLQHRFPKIYETCKFYGLNIATNMLPVSPASHYCMGGIRTDLWGRTSVPGLYAAGEVSCTGVHGANRLASNSLLEGLVFGARAGKAATLDSADGGVWSAEFEDQRPKTEDRSNEISTAVKKRIKRIMWERVGILRDRDSLKRALKEFDQMSAGNLSSSSRNFVTLAKLVAAAALWREESRGGHFRTDFPEQHDEWRVHSIQKLGDDISATKSINFVDKTVV, encoded by the coding sequence ATGTCATTGGAAACAGATTTTATTGTCATCGGCAGCGGTGTTGCTGGGTTGCGGGCTTCGATCGAGCTTGCCGCTAGCGGCGGGCGAGTTACCGTTTTAACTAAGGACAAGGCGAGTGAATCTAATACTGAATACGCGCAGGGTGGCGTTGCGGTTGTGTTGTCGGACGATGATAATGCGGAGCTCCATGAAGACGACACGCTTGTTGCGGGTGCGGGGCTGTGCGATCCGCAGGCGGTTGAGACGCTTGTTACGGAAGGCACGAAATACATAAAACAACTTATCGATTGGGGCACCGAATTTGATCGCGAAGGCGGAAAGCTAGTCTTTACGCAAGAAGCTGCTCATTCGCGGCGGCGGATAATTCACGCGAACGGCGATTCGACAGGGGCTGAGTTTGTTCGTGCTTTGATCGCTCGTGCCGGGCAAGAGAAAACAATTAATCTAACGCCTTTTGCTAATACCGAAAGCCTGCTCGTTCACGATGGCCTCTGTGTTGGTGTGAGGTTTCTCGACCCGATTCTACGTGCGCCGCGTGAAATTTATGCAAAGGCAGTGATCATGTGTACCGGCGGCGCAGGGCAATTATATCTACACACGACCAATCCTTCGGTCGCGACCGGAGACGGAATGGCAATGGCGTATTTTGCCGGTGCCGAGATGGCCGATATGGAATTTATCCAGTTTCATCCGACTGCTCTGAGTCTAGAAAAAGCTCCTCGTTTTTTGTTGAGCGAAGCGATGCGCGGCGAAGGCGGCATCCTGAAAAACAAATACGGCGAACGCTTTATGCCGCGTTACGACGAACGAGCGGAGCTTGCACCGCGTGACATAGTTTCGCGTTCGATAGTCGCTGAAATGCGTCGGACTGGGACGCGAAATGTCTTTCTCGACATGACCGCACTCGATGAAAACTTCCTACAACACCGCTTTCCAAAGATCTACGAAACCTGCAAATTTTACGGCCTGAATATCGCGACGAACATGCTGCCCGTTTCGCCCGCATCGCACTACTGCATGGGCGGCATTCGCACCGATCTGTGGGGACGCACTTCAGTTCCGGGGCTCTATGCTGCCGGTGAAGTTTCATGCACCGGCGTTCACGGAGCAAATCGTCTAGCTTCAAATTCCCTGCTCGAAGGTTTGGTTTTTGGAGCAAGGGCAGGCAAAGCAGCAACCCTTGACAGTGCGGACGGGGGAGTGTGGAGTGCGGAGTTCGAAGACCAAAGACCTAAGACCGAAGACCGTTCAAATGAAATTTCAACTGCGGTAAAAAAACGTATCAAACGCATTATGTGGGAACGCGTCGGTATTCTTCGGGATCGCGATTCCTTAAAACGAGCGTTGAAAGAATTTGATCAGATGTCGGCCGGAAATCTGAGTTCGTCGTCACGAAATTTTGTGACGCTTGCAAAACTAGTTGCCGCTGCCGCTCTCTGGCGTGAGGAATCGCGTGGCGGGCATTTTCGAACCGATTTCCCAGAACAGCATGATGAGTGGAGAGTTCACTCGATCCAGAAATTAGGCGATGATATATCTGCTACGAAAAGCATCAATTTTGTAGACAAAACTGTTGTATAA
- a CDS encoding shikimate kinase, whose protein sequence is MAKDTHIALTGFMGVGKSSVARHLANMLKCKKVDLDFVIESSENRKIAEIIDAEGEGKYREIETENLKEVLNASDIKILSLGGGAWTIEQNRKLLQENGFTSVWLEASFDHCWRNIAFSRKDRPLARNKQKALKLFEDRQKVYCLAEWHFVIRPDFTSYDVARMMKEEIFS, encoded by the coding sequence ATGGCCAAAGATACTCACATTGCGTTGACCGGTTTTATGGGCGTTGGGAAATCCAGCGTCGCACGGCACCTTGCGAATATGCTGAAGTGCAAAAAGGTCGATCTCGACTTCGTCATCGAATCAAGTGAGAATCGAAAGATCGCTGAGATCATCGACGCCGAGGGCGAAGGCAAATACCGTGAGATCGAAACCGAAAACCTCAAAGAAGTATTGAATGCCTCTGACATAAAGATACTTTCGCTTGGCGGCGGTGCGTGGACCATTGAGCAAAACCGCAAATTATTGCAAGAAAATGGCTTTACGAGTGTGTGGCTCGAGGCTTCGTTCGATCATTGCTGGCGGAACATCGCGTTTTCGCGGAAAGATCGCCCGCTTGCGAGAAACAAGCAAAAGGCACTAAAGCTCTTTGAAGACAGACAAAAAGTGTACTGTTTGGCTGAATGGCATTTTGTCATTCGGCCCGATTTCACGTCGTATGATGTGGCTCGAATGATGAAAGAGGAAATTTTTTCGTGA
- a CDS encoding long-chain fatty acid--CoA ligase produces the protein METTATTLNLASIISHNARLTPQREAVVWENVRMTFGELDKVSNKVANGLVAMGIGHGDKVALCCPNIPYFPVIYYAIMKVGAAVVPLSVLFKPRDIEYHLSDSDAKAVFTFEDVPDLPMARNVKEGFDQVEACRDLIVMTKDLADPSPYAEHQTLSQLIADKSDSFEIFPTRPDDTCAILYTSGTTGQPKGAELTHLNLMTNVTTTWSTHLPMLDFTDGEQKTVLITLPLFHTTGQTVQMNTNLYGGCRVILLPRFDAKAVLDTMVAEKVNFWIGVPTMYWGLLKYVNETGYDVSRIAETMKVCTSGGAPMPVEVMKEFEEKFGVRVREGYGLSETSPLACFNHFDKPSKPGTVGQPIFGVEVKCFDDDDNEVPRGTRGEVVIRGSNVMKGYYKRPEATAEAFRSGWFHTGDIGVIDDEGYLAIVDRKKDMILRGGYNIYPRELEEIIITHPSVSLCAVIGVPCERLGEEVKAFVVLNHNQELTSEEFIEWCREQIAANKYPRHVEFLSELPVGGTGKIIKRALRTEAP, from the coding sequence ATGGAAACCACCGCCACGACACTCAATTTGGCGTCTATAATTTCGCATAATGCCCGGCTCACTCCGCAGCGCGAAGCAGTGGTTTGGGAAAACGTTCGAATGACCTTTGGCGAACTCGACAAGGTGTCGAATAAAGTCGCAAACGGGCTTGTCGCGATGGGTATAGGTCACGGTGACAAGGTCGCTCTGTGCTGTCCGAATATTCCGTACTTCCCCGTTATTTATTACGCGATAATGAAAGTTGGTGCGGCTGTTGTGCCACTCAGTGTCCTTTTCAAGCCCCGCGATATTGAATATCATCTGTCCGATTCCGATGCGAAAGCGGTGTTCACTTTTGAAGATGTTCCCGATCTGCCAATGGCACGGAATGTAAAAGAAGGCTTTGACCAGGTTGAGGCGTGTCGCGACCTGATCGTAATGACCAAAGATCTGGCAGATCCAAGTCCGTATGCCGAACATCAGACACTCTCGCAACTTATAGCTGACAAGAGTGATAGTTTTGAGATATTTCCAACGCGACCAGATGACACTTGCGCGATCCTTTATACATCAGGTACGACCGGCCAACCTAAAGGCGCTGAGCTGACGCATTTAAATCTGATGACAAATGTGACGACCACCTGGTCAACGCATTTGCCGATGCTGGATTTTACCGACGGCGAACAAAAGACGGTGTTGATAACACTCCCGCTGTTTCACACGACTGGGCAGACCGTGCAGATGAACACGAATCTGTATGGCGGCTGCCGCGTTATTCTGCTGCCGCGATTTGATGCGAAAGCTGTTCTCGACACGATGGTTGCAGAGAAAGTAAATTTTTGGATCGGCGTTCCGACGATGTATTGGGGCTTGCTGAAGTACGTCAATGAAACCGGCTATGATGTCAGCCGCATCGCTGAAACGATGAAGGTCTGCACATCAGGCGGAGCACCGATGCCTGTCGAGGTGATGAAGGAGTTTGAGGAGAAATTCGGCGTTCGTGTGCGGGAAGGTTACGGGCTTTCAGAAACATCGCCGCTTGCCTGTTTCAATCATTTCGACAAGCCTTCTAAACCCGGCACGGTCGGCCAGCCGATCTTTGGCGTAGAGGTCAAGTGTTTTGACGATGATGACAACGAAGTGCCGCGAGGGACGCGCGGCGAGGTCGTCATTCGCGGCTCAAATGTGATGAAGGGATATTACAAACGCCCCGAAGCCACCGCCGAAGCGTTTCGCAGCGGCTGGTTTCACACCGGTGATATTGGTGTGATCGACGACGAAGGCTATCTGGCGATCGTTGATCGCAAAAAAGATATGATCCTTCGCGGCGGTTACAATATTTATCCGCGCGAGCTTGAGGAGATCATCATCACTCATCCGTCAGTTTCGCTGTGTGCAGTTATCGGCGTTCCATGCGAGCGGCTCGGTGAAGAGGTTAAGGCGTTTGTTGTGTTGAACCATAATCAAGAACTGACCTCCGAAGAATTTATCGAATGGTGCCGTGAACAAATTGCCGCAAATAAATATCCGCGTCACGTCGAATTCCTATCCGAATTACCCGTAGGCGGAACCGGCAAAATTATCAAACGCGCTCTGCGTACTGAGGCACCATAG
- a CDS encoding STAS domain-containing protein translates to MSDINITERQAGDVAILDLAGKVTIGEGSVALRTAIRRLLGEGKNKILLNLAGVGYIDSSGIGELVSSFTAVKKEGGTLKLLKLTQKIQDLLAITKLLTVFDVFDDEGEALSSYN, encoded by the coding sequence ATGTCTGATATTAATATTACTGAACGCCAGGCCGGCGACGTTGCGATTCTTGATCTCGCGGGCAAAGTAACGATCGGCGAAGGCAGCGTGGCACTTAGAACAGCTATTCGACGGCTGCTTGGCGAAGGCAAGAATAAGATCCTGCTTAATCTGGCAGGTGTCGGCTATATCGATTCGAGCGGCATCGGCGAATTGGTTTCGAGCTTTACAGCCGTCAAGAAAGAAGGCGGCACGTTGAAGCTTTTGAAATTGACGCAAAAGATCCAGGATCTTCTCGCGATCACCAAGCTCTTGACGGTTTTCGACGTATTCGATGACGAAGGCGAGGCCCTCAGCAGCTATAACTAA